A genomic stretch from Enterobacter dykesii includes:
- the rsmS gene encoding pleiotropic regulatory protein RsmS, whose amino-acid sequence MSLENAPDEVKLAVDLIMLLENHEIPAETVLKALDIVRRDFEAKVKACCPHPNPLPQGEGKK is encoded by the coding sequence ATGTCACTGGAAAATGCACCCGATGAGGTCAAGCTGGCCGTCGATTTGATTATGCTGCTGGAGAATCATGAGATCCCCGCCGAAACTGTGCTTAAAGCTCTGGACATCGTGCGGCGGGATTTTGAAGCAAAGGTGAAGGCCTGTTGCCCTCACCCTAACCCTCTCCCACAGGGAGAGGGAAAAAAATAG
- the mscK gene encoding mechanosensitive channel MscK, producing the protein MLPINRSQHPVFALLFAMLFFFATAPLTWARADNSNDIPSRGDVQSQLDTLNKQKDLSPQEKLVQQDLTETLETLDKIERIKAETVQLRQKVAQAPENMRKATDALNALSDVDNDDETRKTLSTLSLRQLESRVAQLLDDLQTAQSDLATYNSQLVSLQTQPERVQNAMYAASQQLQQIRNRLNGTTVGEGTLRPTQQTLLLVQQTLLNAQIEQQRKSLEGNTVLQDTLQKQRDYVTANINRLEHQLQLLQEAVNSKRLTLTEKTAQEAVSPDETARIQANPLVKQELEANHQLSQRLILATENGNSLVQQNIKVKNWLDRALQAERNIKEQIAVLKGSLLLSRILYQQQQTLPSADELEDMTNRIADLRLEQFDVNQQRDALFQSDTFVAKIEEGHSSDVNPEVHDALLQVVDMRRELLDQLNKQLGNQLMMAINLQINQQQLVSVSKSLQEILTQQIFWVNSNKPMDWDWVKSFPETLKTQIKSMKITVNWEKAWPAVMIAFLAGLPLLLIAGLIRWRLGWLKKYQEKLASEVGQLRNDSQLHTPKAILIDLIRALPVCLIILAVGLILLTMQLNVSDLLWAFSKKLALFWLVFGVCWKVLEKDGVAVRHFNMPAQLTSHWRRQIVRISLALLPLHFWSVVSELSPLHLMDDVLGQLVILLNLLLIAILMWPMCRDSWRDKESHNIRLATVTVLAIIPLALMVLTATGYFYTTLRLSGRWIETVYLVIVWNLLYQTVLRGLSVAARRIAYRRAIARRQHQVKEGAEGAEPQEEPTIALDQVNQQTLRITMLVMIALFAVVFWAIWSDLITVFAYLDSITLWQYNGTEAGAAVMKSVTMGSLLFALVSSVVAWALIRNLPGLLEVLLLSRLNLRQGASYAITTILNYVIIIVGAMTVFGSLGVSWDKLQWLAAALSVGLGFGLQEIFGNFVSGLIILFERPVRIGDTVTIGTFSGTVSKIRIRATTITDFDRKEVIIPNKAFVTERLINWSLSDTVTRVVIRLGVAYGSDLEKVKEVLLKAASEHPKVMHDPAPAVFFTTFGPSTLDHELRLYVRELRDRSYTVDELNRSIDRLCRENDINIAFNQLEVHLRNEKGDEHTEVKRDIKGDDPTPA; encoded by the coding sequence ATGCTGCCCATCAATCGCTCGCAACATCCTGTTTTTGCATTGCTCTTTGCGATGCTGTTTTTCTTCGCCACGGCGCCGCTGACTTGGGCCCGCGCCGATAACAGCAATGATATTCCCTCGCGCGGCGATGTTCAGTCGCAGCTCGACACGCTGAACAAACAAAAAGATCTCTCTCCTCAGGAGAAACTCGTCCAGCAGGATCTGACGGAAACGCTGGAAACGCTGGATAAAATTGAACGCATCAAAGCAGAAACCGTCCAGCTTCGTCAGAAGGTGGCGCAGGCGCCTGAAAACATGCGTAAGGCCACCGACGCGCTGAATGCCCTCAGCGATGTGGATAACGACGACGAGACGCGCAAGACGCTCTCGACGCTCTCCTTACGCCAGCTGGAGTCCCGCGTCGCGCAACTGCTCGACGATCTGCAAACCGCGCAGTCGGATCTCGCAACCTATAACAGCCAGCTTGTCTCGCTGCAGACCCAGCCCGAGCGCGTGCAAAACGCGATGTACGCCGCGTCTCAGCAGCTGCAGCAAATCCGCAACCGTCTGAACGGCACGACGGTCGGCGAAGGCACGCTGCGCCCGACGCAGCAAACCCTGCTGCTGGTTCAGCAGACCTTGCTCAATGCGCAAATCGAACAGCAGCGTAAAAGCCTTGAAGGGAACACGGTGCTGCAGGACACGCTGCAGAAACAGCGTGATTACGTGACGGCGAATATTAATCGCCTCGAACACCAGCTTCAGCTGCTGCAGGAAGCGGTTAACAGCAAACGCCTGACGTTAACGGAAAAAACCGCCCAGGAGGCCGTATCGCCGGACGAAACCGCCCGCATTCAGGCGAATCCGCTGGTGAAACAGGAGCTCGAGGCCAACCACCAGCTGAGCCAGCGCCTGATACTGGCGACGGAAAACGGCAACTCGCTGGTTCAGCAAAATATCAAAGTGAAGAACTGGCTGGATCGCGCGCTGCAGGCTGAACGCAACATCAAAGAGCAGATTGCGGTCCTGAAGGGCAGCCTCCTGCTGTCGCGTATTCTCTACCAGCAGCAGCAGACGCTCCCGTCCGCCGATGAGCTGGAAGACATGACCAACCGCATCGCGGATTTACGTCTGGAACAGTTTGACGTCAACCAGCAGCGCGATGCCCTTTTCCAGAGCGATACCTTTGTCGCCAAAATTGAAGAGGGGCATTCCAGCGACGTGAACCCGGAAGTGCACGACGCGCTGCTCCAGGTCGTCGATATGCGTCGCGAGCTGCTGGACCAGCTCAACAAACAGCTGGGCAACCAGCTGATGATGGCCATTAACCTGCAAATCAACCAGCAGCAGCTGGTGAGCGTCTCGAAAAGTCTGCAGGAGATCCTGACCCAGCAGATTTTCTGGGTGAACAGCAACAAACCGATGGACTGGGACTGGGTCAAATCCTTCCCGGAGACGTTGAAAACACAGATTAAGAGCATGAAGATCACCGTAAACTGGGAGAAAGCCTGGCCTGCGGTAATGATTGCTTTCCTGGCCGGTTTACCGTTGCTGTTGATTGCCGGCCTGATCCGCTGGCGTCTGGGCTGGCTGAAAAAATATCAGGAGAAGCTGGCGTCCGAAGTGGGGCAGTTGCGCAACGATAGCCAGCTCCACACGCCAAAAGCGATTCTCATCGATCTCATCCGCGCCCTGCCGGTGTGCCTGATTATTCTGGCTGTGGGGCTGATTCTGCTCACCATGCAGCTCAACGTCAGCGATCTGCTGTGGGCGTTCAGTAAAAAACTGGCGCTGTTCTGGCTGGTGTTTGGCGTGTGCTGGAAGGTGCTGGAAAAAGACGGCGTGGCGGTGCGCCATTTCAACATGCCTGCACAGCTGACCAGCCACTGGCGTCGTCAGATCGTGCGCATCAGCCTGGCGCTCCTGCCGCTGCACTTCTGGTCGGTTGTCTCTGAGCTTTCTCCGCTGCACCTGATGGATGACGTGCTGGGCCAGCTGGTCATCCTGCTGAACCTGCTGCTGATTGCGATCCTGATGTGGCCGATGTGCCGCGACAGCTGGCGTGATAAAGAGTCCCACAATATTCGTCTGGCCACCGTGACGGTGCTGGCGATCATTCCGCTGGCGCTGATGGTGCTGACGGCAACGGGCTACTTCTATACCACGCTGCGCCTTTCCGGGCGCTGGATTGAAACGGTCTATCTGGTGATCGTCTGGAATCTGCTCTATCAGACCGTGCTGCGCGGCTTAAGCGTCGCGGCCCGCCGCATTGCCTATCGCCGTGCCATCGCGCGTCGTCAGCATCAGGTGAAAGAGGGGGCCGAGGGCGCGGAGCCGCAGGAAGAGCCGACCATCGCCCTGGATCAGGTTAACCAGCAGACGCTGCGTATCACCATGCTTGTGATGATCGCCCTGTTTGCGGTGGTGTTCTGGGCTATCTGGTCCGATCTTATTACCGTTTTCGCCTATCTCGACAGTATTACCCTCTGGCAATACAACGGTACCGAAGCGGGCGCGGCGGTCATGAAAAGCGTGACCATGGGCAGCCTGCTGTTTGCGCTGGTGTCGTCGGTGGTAGCCTGGGCGCTGATCCGCAACCTGCCAGGCCTGCTCGAAGTGCTGCTCCTGTCACGTCTGAATCTTCGCCAGGGAGCGTCCTACGCCATTACCACGATCCTCAACTACGTGATCATTATTGTTGGGGCGATGACGGTCTTTGGCTCGCTTGGCGTCTCGTGGGATAAACTGCAGTGGCTGGCGGCGGCCCTCTCGGTCGGTCTTGGTTTTGGCCTGCAGGAGATCTTCGGTAACTTCGTATCCGGCCTGATCATCCTGTTCGAACGTCCGGTACGAATCGGCGATACCGTCACCATCGGCACCTTCTCCGGTACGGTCAGCAAGATCCGTATTCGCGCCACTACCATCACCGACTTCGATCGCAAAGAGGTGATCATCCCGAACAAAGCGTTCGTGACCGAGCGTCTGATCAACTGGTCGCTCTCCGATACGGTGACGCGCGTGGTGATCCGCCTGGGCGTTGCCTATGGATCGGATCTGGAGAAGGTGAAAGAGGTGCTGCTGAAGGCGGCGTCAGAACATCCGAAAGTGATGCATGATCCGGCCCCGGCGGTCTTCTTCACCACCTTTGGGCCGAGCACGCTGGATCACGAGCTGCGTTTATACGTGCGCGAGCTGCGTGACCGCAGCTACACGGTGGATGAACTCAACCGTTCTATCGATCGCCTGTGCCGTGAAAACGATATTAATATCGCCTTCAACCAGCTCGAGGTTCACCTGCGTAACGAGAAAGGTGATGAGCATACGGAAGTGAAGCGCGACATTAAGGGTGACGATCCGACTCCGGCGTAA
- the priC gene encoding primosomal replication protein N'' — protein sequence MKTALLLERLQNQLIALREQATPLMGHATLKPRFDRQLFRTRSTVIQDYLAEAQTNLDELRHAVESEQQEQVSWLAEHLTEQITALHREIAAWPLRAWDSASPELGKWQRKRLENQEFERRLFEMKRERETRLNNSETLEEQQLLMREISALEGRIVRCRQALDEIERVIERLTR from the coding sequence TTGAAAACAGCACTGCTTCTTGAGAGGCTGCAAAATCAGCTCATTGCTCTGCGGGAGCAGGCTACACCGCTGATGGGGCACGCCACGCTGAAACCGCGCTTTGACCGGCAGCTTTTTCGTACCCGCAGCACCGTCATTCAGGATTATCTGGCGGAAGCGCAGACCAACCTCGACGAGCTTCGCCATGCGGTTGAGAGTGAACAGCAGGAACAGGTGTCGTGGCTCGCAGAGCATCTCACAGAGCAAATCACCGCTCTGCATCGCGAAATCGCCGCCTGGCCCCTGCGCGCCTGGGACAGCGCCTCGCCGGAGCTCGGTAAATGGCAGCGCAAGCGGCTGGAGAACCAGGAGTTTGAACGTAGGCTGTTTGAGATGAAGCGCGAGCGCGAGACGCGGCTGAACAACAGTGAAACGCTGGAAGAGCAGCAGCTATTGATGCGCGAGATTAGCGCGCTGGAAGGACGTATCGTCCGCTGCCGTCAGGCGCTGGATGAGATTGAGCGCGTCATTGAACGTTTGACCCGTTAA
- the maa gene encoding maltose O-acetyltransferase produces the protein MSLEKQKMIAGEHYRPGDETLRADRLRARHLVYRYNHTAPDEKTERQNILAELLGQSAGAYIEPSFRCDYGYNIYLGKNFYANFDCVMLDVCPVHIGDNCMLAPGVHIYTATHPLDAEERNSGVEFGKPVNIGNNVWIGGRAVINPGVTIGDNVVVASGAVVTKDVPANVVVGGNPAKIIKTL, from the coding sequence ATGAGCTTAGAAAAACAGAAAATGATTGCCGGTGAACATTACCGCCCCGGCGATGAGACGTTACGGGCTGACCGACTGCGGGCCCGCCATCTGGTTTACCGCTATAACCACACCGCGCCTGATGAAAAAACAGAACGCCAGAACATTCTGGCGGAACTTCTGGGACAAAGCGCAGGCGCTTATATTGAGCCGAGCTTCCGCTGCGACTATGGATATAACATTTATCTGGGCAAAAACTTTTACGCTAACTTCGACTGCGTGATGCTGGATGTCTGCCCTGTTCATATTGGCGATAACTGCATGCTCGCGCCGGGTGTTCATATTTATACGGCTACCCATCCCCTGGACGCGGAAGAACGAAACAGCGGCGTGGAGTTTGGAAAACCCGTCAATATTGGCAATAACGTCTGGATTGGCGGCCGGGCTGTCATTAACCCTGGCGTCACCATTGGTGATAATGTGGTCGTGGCCTCCGGCGCCGTCGTGACGAAAGACGTCCCGGCTAACGTCGTCGTTGGTGGCAATCCGGCAAAAATCATCAAAACGCTGTGA
- a CDS encoding DUF454 family protein, translating to MKRTILIIIGWLAVVLGTLGVFLPLLPTTPFILLAAWCFARSSPRFHHWLLYRSWFGGYLRHWQKHRAMPPGAKPRAIAVILITFAISLWLVKMMWVRILLLAILSCLLIFMWRIPVVDEKQQKH from the coding sequence ATGAAGCGTACTATTTTAATCATCATTGGCTGGCTCGCGGTAGTGCTTGGCACGCTGGGCGTGTTTTTACCCTTGCTGCCGACCACCCCGTTTATCCTGCTTGCGGCCTGGTGCTTCGCCCGCTCGTCGCCGCGTTTTCACCACTGGCTGCTCTATCGCTCGTGGTTTGGCGGCTATCTGCGGCACTGGCAAAAACACCGGGCCATGCCGCCCGGCGCGAAGCCGCGCGCGATCGCGGTGATCCTTATCACCTTCGCTATTTCATTATGGCTGGTGAAAATGATGTGGGTACGCATTCTGCTGCTGGCGATCCTCTCCTGCCTGCTTATCTTCATGTGGCGGATCCCCGTGGTTGATGAAAAGCAACAAAAGCACTGA
- the acrA gene encoding multidrug efflux RND transporter periplasmic adaptor subunit AcrA: MNKNRGLTPLAVVLMLSGSLALTGCDDKPAQQGAQQAPEVGVVTLKSEPLQITTELPGRTNAYRIAEVRPQVSGIILKRNFTEGGDVKAGESLYQIDPATYQASYESAKGDLAKAQAAAKIAQLTLNRYQKLLGTKYISQQDYDTALADAQQANAAVVAAKAAVETARINLAYTKVTSPISGRIGKSSVTEGALVQNGQTNALATVQQLDPIYVDVTQSSNDFLRLKQELANGTLKQENGKAKVELITNDGIKFPQEGTLEFSDVTVDQTTGSITLRAIFPNPDKNLLPGMFVRARLEEGTNPTALLVPQQGVTRTPRGDASALVVGADDKVETRNITATQAIGDKWLVTEGLKDGDRVIVTGLQKVRPGAQVKAQEVKSDDKQQASAAGQSEQTKS; the protein is encoded by the coding sequence ATGAACAAAAACAGAGGGTTAACGCCTCTGGCGGTCGTTCTGATGCTCTCAGGCAGCTTAGCGCTAACAGGATGTGACGACAAACCAGCTCAACAAGGAGCTCAGCAGGCGCCAGAAGTAGGCGTCGTGACGCTCAAATCTGAACCTCTACAAATCACCACCGAATTACCAGGCCGTACCAATGCTTACCGCATTGCGGAAGTGCGTCCTCAGGTCAGCGGCATTATCCTGAAGCGTAACTTCACCGAAGGTGGTGATGTGAAAGCCGGTGAGTCTCTGTATCAGATTGATCCAGCAACCTATCAGGCCTCTTATGAAAGTGCGAAAGGTGACCTGGCGAAAGCACAGGCCGCGGCCAAAATTGCTCAGCTGACGTTGAACCGCTACCAAAAGCTGCTCGGTACCAAGTACATCAGCCAACAGGATTACGATACCGCCCTGGCAGATGCACAGCAGGCTAACGCGGCCGTGGTGGCAGCCAAAGCGGCCGTCGAAACCGCGCGCATTAACCTGGCCTATACCAAAGTGACCTCCCCTATCAGCGGTCGTATTGGTAAGTCTTCCGTCACGGAAGGGGCGCTGGTGCAGAACGGTCAGACCAATGCGCTGGCAACCGTGCAGCAGCTTGATCCGATCTACGTTGACGTGACGCAGTCCAGCAACGATTTCCTGCGCCTGAAACAGGAGCTGGCAAACGGCACCCTGAAACAGGAAAACGGCAAAGCCAAAGTGGAGCTGATTACCAACGACGGTATTAAGTTCCCGCAGGAAGGTACCCTGGAATTCTCTGACGTGACGGTCGATCAGACCACCGGTTCCATAACCTTACGTGCGATTTTCCCGAACCCTGACAAAAATCTGCTGCCAGGTATGTTCGTTCGCGCGCGTCTGGAAGAAGGAACGAATCCAACCGCACTTCTGGTTCCACAGCAGGGCGTGACCCGTACGCCACGCGGCGATGCGAGCGCGCTGGTTGTTGGGGCTGATGACAAAGTCGAAACGCGCAATATCACCGCCACCCAGGCGATTGGCGATAAATGGCTGGTGACGGAAGGTCTGAAAGATGGCGATCGCGTGATTGTTACTGGTTTGCAAAAAGTTCGTCCTGGCGCGCAGGTTAAAGCACAGGAAGTGAAATCTGACGATAAACAACAAGCTTCGGCCGCTGGCCAGTCAGAACAAACCAAGTCTTAA
- a CDS encoding HHA domain-containing protein yields MSDKPLTKIDYLMRLRRCQSIDTLERVIEKNKYELSDNELAVFYSAADHRLAELTMNKLYDKIPTSVWKFVR; encoded by the coding sequence ATGTCTGATAAACCACTCACAAAGATCGATTATTTGATGCGCTTACGACGTTGTCAGTCAATTGACACGCTTGAGCGCGTCATCGAAAAGAATAAATACGAGCTTTCTGATAATGAACTGGCGGTATTTTATTCAGCCGCTGACCATCGTCTTGCTGAGCTGACAATGAATAAGCTGTATGACAAAATCCCTACTTCTGTATGGAAATTTGTCCGTTAA
- the acrB gene encoding multidrug efflux RND transporter permease subunit AcrB gives MPNFFIDRPIFAWVIAIIIMLAGGLAILKLPVAQYPTIAPPAVTISATYPGADAKTVQDTVTQVIEQNMNGIDNLMYMSSNSDSTGTVQITLTFQSGTDADIAQVQVQNKLQLAMPLLPQEVQQQGVSVEKSSSSFLMVVGVINTNGTMTQEDISDYVGANMKDAISRTSGVGDVQLFGSQYAMRIWMDPNKLNNFQLTPVDVISAIKAQNAQVAAGQLGGTPPVKGQQLNASIIAQTRLTSADEFSKILLKVNQDGSQVRLRDVAKVELGGENYDIIAKFNGKPASGLGIKLATGANALDTATAIRAELKKMEPYFPSGLKIVYPYDTTPFVKISIHEVVKTLVEAIILVFLVMYLFLQNFRATLIPTIAVPVVLLGTFAILSIFGYSINTLTMFGMVLAIGLLVDDAIVVVENVERVMAEEGLPPKEATRKSMGQIQGALVGIAMVLSAVFIPMAFFGGSTGAIYRQFSITIVSAMALSVLVALILTPALCATMLKPIQKGGHGEHKGFFGWFNRMFDKSTHHYTDSVGNILRSTGRYLLLYIIIVVGMAFLFVRLPSSFLPDEDQGVFLTMAQLPAGASQERTQKVLDEVTDYYLTKEKDNVESVFAVNGFGFAGRGQNTGIAFVSLKDWSERPGEKNKVEAITGRAMGTFSQIKDAMVFAFNLPAIVELGTATGFDFQLIDQGGLGHEKLTQARNQLFGEVAKHPDLLVGVRPNGLEDTPQYKIDIDQEKAQALGVSISDINTTLGAAWGGSYVNDFIDRGRVKKVYVMSEAQYRMLPNDINNWFVRGSNGQMVPFSAFSTSRWEYGSPRLERYNGLPSMEILGQAAPGRSTGEAMNLMEELASKLPSGIGYDWTGMSYQERLSGNQAPALYAISLIVVFLCLAALYESWSIPFSVMLVVPLGVIGALLAATFRGLTNDVYFQVGLLTTIGLSAKNAILIVEFAKDLMEKEGKGLIEATLEAVRMRLRPILMTSLAFILGVLPLVISSGAGSGAQNAVGTGVMGGMVTATVLAIFFVPVFFVVVRRRFSRKNEDVEHSHSVEPH, from the coding sequence ATGCCTAATTTCTTTATCGATCGCCCCATATTTGCGTGGGTGATCGCCATAATCATCATGCTGGCCGGGGGACTTGCGATCCTGAAGCTGCCTGTCGCGCAATATCCAACGATTGCGCCACCGGCGGTGACAATTTCCGCAACCTACCCGGGGGCTGATGCGAAAACGGTGCAGGACACCGTCACCCAGGTTATCGAACAGAACATGAACGGTATCGATAACCTGATGTACATGTCCTCAAACAGTGACTCCACCGGTACGGTGCAGATCACCCTGACCTTCCAGTCAGGTACGGATGCTGACATCGCGCAGGTTCAGGTGCAGAACAAACTGCAGCTGGCAATGCCTTTGCTGCCGCAGGAAGTACAACAGCAGGGTGTGAGCGTCGAGAAATCGTCCAGTAGCTTCCTGATGGTTGTCGGCGTTATCAACACCAACGGCACCATGACGCAGGAGGATATTTCCGACTACGTGGGCGCCAACATGAAGGACGCCATCAGCCGTACTTCCGGTGTGGGTGACGTGCAGCTGTTCGGTTCCCAATACGCGATGCGTATCTGGATGGATCCGAACAAGCTGAACAATTTCCAGCTAACCCCGGTTGACGTGATCAGCGCAATTAAAGCGCAGAACGCCCAGGTAGCGGCCGGTCAGTTAGGCGGTACGCCGCCGGTGAAAGGCCAGCAGCTTAACGCCTCGATCATCGCGCAGACCCGTCTGACCTCTGCCGATGAGTTCAGCAAAATTCTGCTGAAAGTGAATCAGGACGGTTCGCAGGTTCGCCTGCGCGACGTGGCGAAAGTTGAGCTGGGCGGTGAGAACTACGACATCATCGCGAAGTTTAACGGTAAACCGGCTTCCGGTCTGGGTATCAAACTGGCGACAGGCGCGAACGCCCTGGACACCGCCACGGCGATCCGCGCAGAGCTGAAGAAGATGGAACCTTACTTCCCGTCAGGTCTGAAAATCGTTTACCCGTACGACACCACGCCGTTCGTTAAAATTTCGATTCACGAAGTGGTTAAGACGCTGGTTGAGGCGATCATCCTCGTCTTCCTGGTCATGTACCTGTTCCTGCAAAACTTCCGCGCGACGCTTATCCCAACGATTGCCGTGCCGGTGGTATTGCTCGGGACCTTTGCGATCCTGTCGATATTTGGCTACTCGATAAACACCCTGACAATGTTCGGGATGGTGCTCGCCATCGGCCTGCTGGTTGATGACGCCATCGTCGTGGTCGAGAACGTCGAGCGTGTCATGGCGGAGGAAGGTCTGCCGCCGAAGGAAGCGACCCGTAAATCAATGGGTCAGATCCAGGGCGCGCTGGTCGGTATCGCGATGGTGCTGTCTGCGGTATTTATCCCGATGGCCTTCTTCGGGGGCTCCACCGGTGCGATTTACCGCCAGTTCTCCATTACCATCGTTTCCGCGATGGCGCTGTCGGTGCTGGTCGCGTTGATCCTGACCCCTGCCCTGTGTGCCACCATGCTGAAGCCTATTCAGAAAGGCGGTCACGGCGAGCACAAAGGGTTCTTCGGCTGGTTTAACCGCATGTTCGATAAGAGCACGCATCACTACACCGACAGCGTGGGCAACATCCTGCGCAGCACCGGTCGTTACCTGCTGCTCTATATCATCATCGTGGTGGGCATGGCCTTCCTGTTCGTTCGTCTGCCAAGCTCGTTCCTGCCAGATGAAGACCAGGGCGTGTTCCTGACGATGGCACAGCTTCCGGCGGGTGCTTCGCAAGAGCGTACTCAGAAAGTGCTGGATGAAGTGACGGACTACTATCTCACCAAAGAGAAAGACAACGTTGAGTCCGTATTTGCGGTTAACGGCTTTGGCTTTGCGGGTCGTGGTCAGAACACCGGTATTGCCTTCGTTTCTCTGAAAGACTGGTCTGAACGTCCGGGCGAAAAGAACAAGGTTGAAGCCATCACCGGCCGTGCAATGGGCACCTTCTCGCAGATTAAAGATGCGATGGTCTTCGCCTTTAACCTGCCAGCGATTGTTGAACTGGGTACCGCGACCGGTTTCGACTTCCAGCTGATTGACCAGGGTGGCCTGGGTCACGAGAAGCTGACGCAGGCGCGTAACCAGCTGTTTGGTGAAGTCGCTAAACATCCTGACCTCCTGGTCGGCGTGCGTCCAAACGGCCTGGAAGATACGCCGCAGTACAAGATCGATATCGACCAGGAGAAAGCCCAGGCGCTGGGCGTATCCATCAGTGACATCAATACCACGCTGGGCGCAGCCTGGGGCGGTAGCTACGTTAACGACTTCATCGACCGCGGTCGTGTGAAGAAAGTGTACGTGATGTCAGAGGCGCAGTACCGTATGTTGCCTAACGATATCAACAACTGGTTCGTGCGCGGCAGCAATGGTCAGATGGTTCCGTTCTCGGCGTTCTCAACCTCACGCTGGGAATACGGTTCGCCGCGTCTGGAACGCTATAACGGTCTGCCATCGATGGAAATTCTGGGTCAGGCCGCACCGGGCCGAAGCACCGGTGAAGCCATGAACCTGATGGAAGAACTGGCAAGCAAACTGCCTTCGGGTATCGGCTATGACTGGACCGGTATGTCCTATCAGGAACGTCTGTCCGGTAACCAGGCCCCTGCTCTGTACGCCATTTCACTGATAGTGGTCTTCCTGTGTCTGGCGGCGCTGTACGAGAGCTGGTCGATTCCGTTCTCCGTTATGCTGGTGGTTCCACTCGGGGTTATCGGTGCGCTGCTTGCGGCAACGTTCCGTGGACTGACCAACGACGTTTACTTCCAGGTAGGCCTGCTGACAACCATTGGCTTGTCGGCGAAGAACGCGATACTTATCGTTGAATTCGCCAAAGATCTGATGGAGAAAGAAGGTAAAGGTCTTATTGAGGCGACGCTTGAAGCGGTTCGTATGCGTCTGCGCCCAATCCTGATGACGTCGCTGGCGTTCATCCTCGGCGTACTGCCGCTGGTTATCAGCTCCGGTGCGGGCTCCGGCGCGCAGAACGCGGTAGGTACAGGCGTGATGGGCGGTATGGTTACCGCGACCGTACTGGCTATCTTCTTCGTACCGGTGTTCTTCGTGGTGGTTCGCCGCCGCTTTAGCCGCAAGAATGAAGATGTTGAACACAGTCATTCGGTAGAACCTCACTGA
- the acrR gene encoding multidrug efflux transporter transcriptional repressor AcrR — protein sequence MARKTKQQALETRQHILDVAIRLFSQQGVSSTSLAQIAQAAGVTRGAIYWHFKDKSDLFSEIWELSESSISDLESEYRAKFPDDPLSVLREILVYILEATVVEERRRLMMEIIFHKCEFVGEMAVVQQAQRSLSLESYDRIEQNLNLCMQAKLLPANLLTRRAAILMRSYISGLMENWLFAPQSFDLKEEARSYVAILLEMLQLCPTLRSDAPSLTA from the coding sequence ATGGCACGAAAAACTAAACAACAAGCGCTGGAAACCCGACAACACATTCTGGATGTGGCAATACGTTTGTTCTCGCAGCAGGGTGTTTCATCCACCTCGCTGGCGCAGATTGCTCAGGCTGCCGGTGTGACGCGAGGAGCGATTTACTGGCATTTTAAAGATAAGTCAGATCTGTTCAGTGAAATCTGGGAGCTTTCAGAGTCCAGCATTAGCGATCTCGAGAGTGAGTATCGGGCAAAATTCCCTGACGATCCACTCTCAGTATTGAGAGAAATATTAGTATATATCCTTGAAGCAACGGTAGTTGAAGAACGTCGCAGATTAATGATGGAGATTATTTTTCATAAATGCGAGTTCGTGGGCGAGATGGCGGTGGTGCAGCAGGCGCAACGCAGCCTTAGCCTGGAGAGCTATGATCGTATTGAACAGAATCTGAACCTGTGTATGCAGGCAAAATTATTACCGGCCAATCTCTTGACCCGACGGGCGGCAATCCTGATGCGCAGCTACATTTCAGGTCTGATGGAAAACTGGCTTTTCGCGCCGCAATCCTTTGACCTTAAAGAGGAAGCCCGCAGCTACGTGGCGATTTTACTGGAAATGCTACAGCTCTGCCCCACGCTGCGCAGCGACGCGCCTTCGCTAACGGCCTGA
- the tomB gene encoding Hha toxicity modulator TomB: MDEYSPKRHDIAQLKFLCESLYHDCLANLDESNHGWVNDPTSAINLQLNELIEHIATFALNYKIKYNEDNKLIEQIDEYLDDTFMLFSSYGINAQDLQKWRKSGNRLFRCFVNVSRANPVSLSC, from the coding sequence ATGGACGAGTACTCGCCAAAAAGGCATGATATCGCGCAGTTGAAATTTCTCTGCGAATCCTTGTACCATGACTGCCTCGCCAATCTTGATGAAAGTAACCATGGCTGGGTAAACGATCCAACGTCTGCCATCAATTTACAGTTGAACGAGCTGATAGAGCATATCGCAACCTTCGCACTTAATTATAAAATTAAGTACAATGAAGATAATAAGCTCATTGAGCAAATTGATGAATACCTGGACGACACCTTTATGTTGTTCAGCAGTTACGGCATTAACGCTCAGGATTTGCAAAAATGGCGTAAATCGGGAAATCGGCTATTCCGCTGTTTCGTCAACGTGAGCAGAGCTAACCCGGTTAGTCTTTCCTGTTAA